The Periophthalmus magnuspinnatus isolate fPerMag1 chromosome 19, fPerMag1.2.pri, whole genome shotgun sequence region CTCTTAAACGCATGGACGTTTTGTGTCATTTCGTTCTGaatattaaatattatgttGTAATACAGCAGCACAACAGGCAAGCCTGTACGATGTACATCATGATCCGCTCCAGACAGACTTTGCCTCCATCTACAGGGGACACAAGTGCTCTACAACATCTAATGCGCGTGCCgcttctcttcttccttttgtTGTTTCACGGCGGTTGGCAAGCTTAAAAGGAGCATTACTACCACCTACTGTTCTGGAGTATGGGTCAAACGGTAAACTCACAATCAGTGCactcaaaataatacaaatgaaactaaataaaaggtaTATATGTCATAAACACCTCTCTGCTTTAAAAAGCCTACAAGTTTCCCCATTTGACCTCTACTACCACATCCCAGGATGTTTCGTAAAGTGGGTTCCTTAATGCCCAAGTCCCTCAGCCCCTCATTATAACCCCTACACTGCAACAACACAGATTCCACTGTCTGCTCTTAATCCTGACACACCTCACAAAGAACTGCCccgttctgtttttttttctgtctgggTTTTTTGTTCCATCTGTGAATACATGGGTAAaagtacgacggagtataagggtcacttaaattaaaaaaatatgcaggcgctacgagaaaaaaagtcgtagcatttcgacattaaagtaataaagtaattttacgagaacaaagtcgaagccagaaaaagtcgtaatattacgagaataaagtcgtaatattacgaaaataaagtcgtaatattacgagaataaagttgtatttttatgagaatataggctgctgtgcgtgaatgagtgaccagtgcgttatgaagaatttggagcattttgttcagatatagcaatttcttctaaatctgtctggttcctctgactaaacaaactcaaatgcttgcagtgtcccttcaaagtacttatactgatgatagtgtggtgattgtgggctaaaagacacagacTCAAAGACTCATCGTgcataaaccccagttgaaagtttatctaaacaaaatgctccaaattctccataacacacaacgcactggtcactcattcatgcacagcagcctatactctcataaaaatacgactttattctcgtaatattacaacttttttctcgtagcgcccgcataattttttatttttatttaagtgacccttatactccgtggTATAAAAGTACTCTTGCTAAGTATGGAAATGAAATGTTGTGACAAGATCTATTTTCCTCTTTCGTTCGAGGTGCCACTCAACGGCTGGGGACACAATAAACAGGGAGGCACAGCAGGGAACAGTATAGCAGGACATATCTGCAGATCAAAACTATGGTGCTCCTTAGCTTGGAGATTTTCAACCTTTCCAAAACGGTCTCTCTGGCTTTTTTCCATACTCCCAGCAATCCAAAAGCACTTTCTGAATAAGATGTGAGTCACTATGACTCCTGAGATGAATCCAGTAGTTTACAGTAATTTGCTTCCTCCTCAGGTTAAGAGGCATTTTACTCATCTCGACCTTCAAGTCACTGACTGGAGATGTTTTGAAGGCACAACAACACACTCTTATGTCCTGTGCCCGCAACACATCCAATTGTTTTAACACAGAAGAGGCTACTAAGTCGTATGCCGCACAACCATAATCAAAAAATGATTTCATTAAAACCTGATAGTCTCTTTAGGGCTGTGCAACTAGCCCCCCATTTTCTCGCAGCCACACATCTCATAACATTAATCACCTTTTACATTTGCTTTCATCTTGTCTATGTGTGCCTTCCATGTCAAGTGTGAATCAAATATGAACCCCAAGAACTTAAGAGCACTTACGCTCTCAAGTTCTTCACCATACAGATTTagctttaattaattttttttcccactgAAAATCTGGACCTTCAATCAAATCCCCGCTCAACCACATCAGTTATAGCATCTTGGACCTTACTAACTAGGTGCTCAGCGtacctccctctcttccacAAAGTGACATCATCTACAAATAGGGATCTGCTATATCCCCCAGGGgctgcagaaaaaaacatctttaatcATGATGAGAAAAAGCAAAGGACTTCTTGCAGTGCCTTGAGATGTACTGTTGTCTAATGTATACTGTCAAGATAACATAGATCCTATTCGCACCTGGAATCTTCTACCAAAGAGAAAATCCCTAATCCAGTTAAAAGCTCCAACTCCTAGTTTATATAACTTGATTAACAAGCCCTCCCTCCACAGCCTGATATTCGTCTTTTCAATATCAAAAAACACTGCTAATACAGACTCTTAATGTGCCTGGGCTTTCCTGATAATATTTTCAAGCCAAATGACAGCATCAGTTGTATTTCTCATTTTCCTGAATGCTTATAGGAATCAAGGACTCAGCTGCAGCTAACATTACTTTAGTTAACTGATTCAAATTACTGCTCATCAGTGATAATGTGATAAATatccactcacacacagacagatgcaCACTATGTTTTTACCTTAGAGGTAATCAAATATTTTTTCAGCTTCCAGAAGATATAGTGCCGTTTTATATTTCATACGTTTTAACAACTTCGCTGTTGCCTTTGAAATAGCTTACTACTgtgaaaatagaaacaaaataagttttatttccattgtcagtgaacaaaattcacaaaatttGAATTTGCTACTGAGGTATGCTCCTTGTGGAGAGCTGCACCGTCTAGTCCTATGGAAAGCCCAACCTTGTGGCACAACTTGCAGAGTTTGGTTTAAAAAGGATACAGGAAGATACAAAAAAGGAGAATTCCCCATTTATATTCATTAGTAGCCAAATTAAATCTAATATGCAATGCCATTTACAATACTAGTGTTTACTCCAAAAAAGAGGCCCAGGTTTCAGGCAGATTCTGGTCAAATTATCTTTTCCCTTTTTATCCTAAATGCGCAATACTTTTGCTTGATTCTTGACCAGTAAGCCATAATTCTGTTTTTTAAGTGATTTTTAGAATTAAACGGTTGGGTCCCTGTATTGAGAATTCCACCTTCAACGAGAGACAGTGCCTCACTTATTGAAGTCAAAGTCAAACCATTAGACACTACACTTTCACACTACtctcacaaaaaataaataaataccataaCTCACCATAATAATACCTCATTTGAAACGGTCTTTTACGTAACGGATTCACAGGGATGGGGAGACTTTGTTGATGCCGTACAGTAACCATACTACACTAACAGATTTTACATGAGAAAGTgcagtttctttttttccctaGTCAGTGTTTGCCATGCagatttctctttttctcttgatGGTGTCATGTTCTTGAGGGAGCATTACTTTactgctctgctcctcatgtAGTTTTGTCTTGGTGTTCTCCAGATCTTGAAGGAGCAGTTCACAGAACAGTAGTTCTCCTAGAGTTTCATGGAGATGTGTCCTACTCATGAGTTAATGACTGTTAAGGCTGCATCTCCTCTTTCagttcttctcctcttttggAGTAGCACTCTCCTAGTCCTGTTTTTCCTGTAACTTTTTAGTCATCTCTAGCTCTGGCACTTtgcagaaatgtatttttttctttcaaaaaatgcACCTTGTCCTTTTTTACCATCTCTAGTCCTCTGAAGAGCGTGGAGGTGTTGTTTTGCAGATTGTTGTTCTCTCATCTGATCTGTTGGACCTGTTCCTCCAGACTGGACTTGTCCTGGTTCATTTGGTACAGGTCTCTCTGAAGATGTATTCTTTTGTTATGTTCAGCCTCCATCTCCATGCTCATGTTCAACACCGTGTTTCTCAGACTAGAGTTCTCCTGGTTTTTCACCTTTTAGGAGCATGGCATTTTTACTCTCTGCCTGTTCACACCTCCCCCTCATGGCCTCTAGCTCCTGCTCTCTGATTTGGAAAGTTTCTTTCTGAGTTTTCGAGTTTCTTTCAGTGGATGGTCTCCAggttcttcctctctcttagATCCCAGTAACCCAATCTGTCTACCCAGCTGACAGTGAAAGTTTGTGGCCTGTTCCAATTTTCAAAGCAAGGTTTTATTCATGAAAGTtaaaaggtttgtttgtttgtgtaaacAACCATGCACATTAAATTGTTATGTATTTCTGAACAGTAAATCATCTGAGCCATGCTTTGGTTTTGAGTGCATGTAAATCATGAGTTCAGGAAATAACAAACACATCATGTATGTTGCATTGCAAACGGCAATATTGAACTAAAACTTTATATTAGAAATGGCTCTGTTGACTTCCTCAAAACCACACAACTGAGAGACCTCGCCTTCATAGAGATATTTCCCTGaagtgagcagcagattttttattagtttaggcAGGTTACTCTATTGGAAAACAGgttcaagatattttttaactttatgcagcCGCAGtctgaaaattacaaaataattgcaattaaacAGTGGGTGGAGCTAGGGGTtaagtgaaaacagggatttttTGAACCCTCCAGTCTCAATTGCAGGACAAtacaagattactgaaacatggatgaatcaatcaaaatataacTTAAGGTTAATGTGGAGGgaacaatatggttaaaagctaataaagtttgactttaCATTATTGAAGCTGTTCAGCCAAATTAAAGGGGAGGTGGTGACAGTATTGAAATGCATCACAGTGAACAGCATTGTTTAAGAAAGTGTATTTCTGCATTCATTATGTGAATCCAATCCCTGGTTTATTGAAGTTCTTTGCAAAGTAATGTAGTGTTCCTTACATGAtcacattacttttttttatgaTAACCAATATTTTTGTTACATAGTCTTGTTTACTTAGACTTATATGTGATTTTATACGTAtctttcacatatttttattgtaatcaaaataataaaataaagttgttttgccaAGTTCTAATATTTGGGAGTCCAAACTATAGGTCTAAGAGCCAACTGTGGCTCTTAGACCTATTTTTGTTGGTCTGAGAGCGATCATAAgcaatattttaattatattttaaatgtaatgatatacatatattttattttatcatcatCACGCCTCTGTGCATTGTGAATGCGATATAAACAGACGCACGGCGCCTAACACGCAGTAACTGTCTCCAGACACAGAGAGGCAGCACAGAGCCAGAGGCCCCTGGTCCGGTGGAAGCGCAATAAGAAGAAGCGCCTGAGTCGGGCGGctgcgctgctgctgctgcggagCAACGACCATGTCTGAGCAGGAGTCCCTGCGGTGCTCCAGCGCCAGGAACCGGGGAGGCGTGCAGCGCGTCGAGGGGAAGCTCCGAGCGAGCGTAGAAAAGGGAGATTATTATGAAGCACATCAGATGTACAGGACGTTATTCTTTAGGTAAGCTTCACCTTCATATTTAGGGATTTGGTGTGATTACGAGGCCTACCTGTTCCAGATCATTCTGCTGTCAACCTCGCCTCTAGAGTTTCGTGTTCCTGATTGGTTAAAATGTGatacagtcccacccaccaactCAGACCGGGCTGTTTATTAGTTAAACGAGATGTCAATCACAACAACAGAGCGATAACTAATAACCACTAGCTAACGCTAGCTACACAGCTAACTACGACTGTTCTTTTTTATATCGTATATTGACGATGTTTAATGTGCTCATGTCAGTGTTGACAACAGAATCATGTCTTCATAGGGACTATGTGTGTGCCCTGTCTCTATCATGTTCACATAATGTTCCTTGCTGCTGTCCAGCTGTGTTAGCTTTTAGCAAGTTTAGCATGTAGCCACTTGTGCAGCGCCGCATAATTCAGGTTTCAAATGTCATTTAGCTTAAGCAGCTCTGTTTGCATATTCAATTCATGTGCATTTGATGAAAGCTTTATGCATTATGTACATTTTGTGGTTGGATTGAGACTTGTATTATAATTCCGTTAGTCCATTTGTGTTTGTCACATTGCAACTCTACAAATGCAAAGATGTAATGTAAGGAGGTAATGTAAACAGGCACTCCCTGTCGTGTTCCAGGTACATGTCACAGGCTAAACATGCAGAGGCCAAAGAGCTCATGTACAACGGGGctctgctcttcttcagctATAACCAGGTACATCACAGTTGAGTCTCAAAACCACAGTGAGACAAATGGGTTACTATAGAATCATCTCCCATTATCTGTATGTGCAGCAAAACAGTGCGGCAGACCTGTCTATGCTCGTTTTAGAAGTGTTGGAGAAATCAGAGTCAAAAGTGGAAGAAGACATTTTGGGTGAGTAACTGCCTCTCACTATCAAGTCACTGTACGAACTGTTCTTAGGTTATATATGTCTGTTTCACAGAACAACTGGCCAAGCTGTTCAGTCTGATGGACCAAAACTCCCCAGAGAGGGTAGCCTTTGTGTCCAGAGCACTCAAGTGGTCCACAGGGGGCTCGGGCAAGTTGGGTCACCCTAAACTCCACCAGCTCCTGGCTGTCACTTTATGGAAAGGTAACTAAAGCCTGTCTTTACAGTGTTTCAAATTTGTAATTGCGTGTGGTTGATAAGAGTCACTGGTGTATTTTTAGAACAAAACTACAGTGAGTCTCGTTATCACTTCTTGCATTCATCTGACGGGGAGGGGTGTGCCCTGATGTTGGTGGAGTACTCAGCTTCAAGAGGCTT contains the following coding sequences:
- the get4 gene encoding Golgi to ER traffic protein 4 homolog, whose amino-acid sequence is MSEQESLRCSSARNRGGVQRVEGKLRASVEKGDYYEAHQMYRTLFFRYMSQAKHAEAKELMYNGALLFFSYNQQNSAADLSMLVLEVLEKSESKVEEDILEQLAKLFSLMDQNSPERVAFVSRALKWSTGGSGKLGHPKLHQLLAVTLWKEQNYSESRYHFLHSSDGEGCALMLVEYSASRGFRSEVDMFVAQAVLQFLCLKNKSSASVVFSTYTEKHPSIEKGPPFVQPLLNFIWFLLLAVEGGKLTVFTVLCEQYQPSLKRDPMYNEYLDRIGQLFFGVPPKQSPSYGGLLGNLLNSLMGSGEEDDVAEEAQEDSSPIELD